In Syntrophomonas wolfei subsp. wolfei str. Goettingen G311, a single window of DNA contains:
- a CDS encoding DsrE/DsrF/DrsH-like family protein has product MENKKMNLLLFSGDYDKALASLIIANAAREMEIEVTIFCAFWGLLLLRDPEKASQEDKSLYEQAFSSLTPREAEELPLSKMNLGGIGKKMLLEMMKEEKAPKLSDLLSGARKKEVKFYACQLSVEIMGFKKEELFPEVQIMDVKEYLKNALESDLQLFI; this is encoded by the coding sequence ATGGAAAATAAAAAAATGAACCTGCTTCTATTCAGCGGAGACTATGATAAGGCTCTGGCTTCCTTGATTATTGCCAATGCCGCCCGGGAAATGGAGATAGAGGTAACTATCTTCTGTGCCTTCTGGGGTTTGTTACTCTTACGCGATCCAGAAAAAGCATCCCAGGAAGATAAAAGCCTCTATGAGCAAGCCTTCTCCTCTCTGACTCCCCGGGAAGCAGAAGAACTCCCTCTATCCAAAATGAACCTGGGAGGGATAGGAAAAAAGATGCTGCTGGAAATGATGAAGGAAGAAAAGGCCCCAAAACTAAGCGACCTCCTGTCCGGCGCCCGCAAAAAAGAAGTAAAGTTCTATGCCTGCCAGTTATCAGTAGAAATTATGGGTTTTAAAAAGGAGGAGCTTTTCCCGGAAGTGCAAATAATGGATGTCAAAGAATACTTGAAAAACGCTCTTGAGTCCGACCTGCAGCTATTTATCTGA
- a CDS encoding type II TA system antitoxin MqsA family protein produces the protein MNKVYCYLCDQSSEVTVKKEEEIHTIKGTPVKCEVENAYCGQCGSKVYIPALNDANLDRMDHTYRRQNGIITVQEIEEILRQYNIGAKPLAAMLGWGEVTILRYLKGQIPDRAHSNTLLSLKAPYVFSRYFKQKQERLTPVARTKVLRAMEGLNTKLIGGKDELYERSQRLSQAYHMQPDIYNGFVPFNLEKMVQVILFFLKSGDPVYETGMNKLLWYVDMLCYKRSQRQALTGLCYKHNIYGPVPLWYSYLYGSLDDVYITLVEDKYGTQIGALADFSTDVFSDDELDVLETVANNFKGWSAKKISQYSHQETAYRQTTNGQFISFEYARDLSLS, from the coding sequence ATGAATAAGGTTTATTGCTACCTGTGTGACCAAAGCAGCGAAGTGACCGTTAAAAAAGAAGAGGAAATCCATACTATTAAGGGGACACCGGTAAAATGTGAAGTTGAAAATGCCTACTGTGGGCAATGTGGCTCCAAGGTTTATATCCCTGCCCTGAACGATGCCAACCTGGACCGTATGGACCATACTTACCGCCGGCAGAATGGAATTATCACAGTTCAAGAGATTGAGGAAATTCTAAGGCAGTATAACATTGGCGCCAAACCTCTGGCGGCTATGCTGGGATGGGGTGAAGTTACTATCCTGCGTTATTTGAAGGGGCAGATTCCTGATCGTGCCCATAGCAATACTTTGTTAAGCCTGAAGGCTCCGTATGTCTTTTCCCGTTATTTTAAACAAAAGCAGGAAAGGCTGACCCCGGTAGCTCGTACCAAGGTGTTACGCGCCATGGAAGGATTAAATACCAAACTTATCGGCGGGAAAGATGAGTTGTATGAACGCTCACAGCGGTTAAGTCAGGCTTACCATATGCAGCCTGACATATATAATGGTTTTGTTCCTTTTAACCTGGAAAAAATGGTACAGGTTATTTTATTTTTCTTAAAATCCGGGGATCCTGTTTACGAAACCGGGATGAACAAATTGCTATGGTATGTTGATATGCTTTGCTATAAGCGAAGTCAGCGGCAGGCACTAACCGGCTTATGTTATAAACATAATATCTATGGGCCAGTTCCCCTCTGGTATAGTTATTTATATGGTAGTTTGGATGATGTTTACATTACCCTGGTTGAAGATAAATACGGAACCCAAATCGGCGCCCTGGCTGATTTTTCTACTGATGTTTTTTCAGATGATGAATTAGATGTACTGGAGACAGTGGCAAATAATTTTAAGGGTTGGAGTGCAAAAAAGATTTCGCAGTATTCTCACCAGGAAACTGCCTATCGGCAAACGACTAATGGCCAGTTTATTTCATTTGAATATGCCCGAGATTTGTCCTTAAGTTAA
- a CDS encoding type II toxin-antitoxin system MqsR family toxin — translation MLDKINNLIIWPRADRKNERCMEELGLRHNDVADILQSLDEKHYHETVPDFDFPGERLWVFLYQYYEHVLYIKIKLRARVICVSFHGNEYED, via the coding sequence ATGCTTGACAAGATAAACAACCTTATTATATGGCCCAGAGCAGACCGCAAGAATGAACGGTGCATGGAAGAGTTAGGGTTAAGGCATAATGATGTCGCTGATATTTTACAATCCTTGGATGAGAAGCATTACCATGAAACTGTACCGGATTTTGATTTCCCTGGAGAACGGCTTTGGGTTTTCCTATATCAGTATTATGAGCATGTATTGTATATCAAGATTAAACTTCGGGCCAGAGTGATTTGTGTATCATTTCATGGAAATGAGTATGAAGATTAG
- a CDS encoding GIY-YIG nuclease family protein codes for MSGEEGYYIYILSCSDGTLYTGSTNNLLARLEKHNQGEGARYTRGRRPVTLVYSEFAASKSDALKRERQIKKMTRAAKLALIK; via the coding sequence TTGAGTGGGGAGGAAGGTTATTACATATATATTCTCAGTTGTTCCGATGGTACTTTATATACCGGCTCAACCAATAACCTGTTGGCTCGCCTGGAAAAGCACAACCAGGGGGAAGGGGCCAGGTATACGCGCGGGCGCAGACCGGTGACCCTGGTTTACTCCGAATTTGCAGCCAGCAAATCAGACGCATTAAAGCGGGAAAGGCAGATTAAAAAGATGACTCGTGCTGCCAAGCTTGCTCTTATAAAGTAA
- a CDS encoding aminotransferase class V-fold PLP-dependent enzyme, whose amino-acid sequence MFTINKKVFKPKSFRRDILGVEQKVPTLGGKYLPYINFDNAASTPALQPVVEEMQDFLQWYSGVHRGTGYKSLLSSQFYDDSHETIANFVGADLDSQCVIMVKNTTEAINKLSYRLRFAPGDVVISSMMEHHSNDLPWRNKARLKYARVDQQGLLDLGDLKKLLQLYYPRVRLVTVCGASNVTGHLNPIHQIAEMAHAYRAEILVDGAQLVAHHPVNMMKESDPRHIDYLAFSGHKIYAPFGSGVLIGPRKTFLQGEPEYSGGGNVDLVSRNKVWWTGLPDREEAGSPNVIGAFALARSLQYLQKMGIEKLALYEEELLLYARERLQKLPGIKIYGSFPRVAVISFNIKGLEHALLGSILCFEAGVGVRTGCFCAQGYVRNLLGINEESISAIYEGKEPALLPGMLRISLAAYNTREEIDRLLKWLERIIAHQADFKKNYLFSPSFGAYIPRQWPRQAKTLWPFILPGWS is encoded by the coding sequence GTGTTTACTATTAATAAGAAAGTCTTCAAGCCCAAAAGCTTTCGCCGTGATATTCTGGGGGTGGAGCAAAAAGTTCCTACCTTGGGCGGCAAATATCTCCCTTATATCAATTTTGACAATGCTGCCAGTACCCCGGCCCTCCAACCGGTAGTGGAGGAAATGCAGGATTTCCTTCAGTGGTATTCAGGGGTTCACCGGGGAACCGGTTATAAATCCCTACTATCTTCACAGTTCTACGATGATTCCCATGAAACTATCGCTAATTTCGTCGGGGCCGACTTGGACTCGCAATGCGTAATAATGGTAAAAAACACCACCGAAGCCATCAACAAGTTATCCTATCGCTTGCGTTTCGCTCCAGGAGATGTGGTCATCTCCAGCATGATGGAACACCACTCCAACGACCTTCCCTGGCGTAACAAGGCCCGGCTTAAGTACGCCCGGGTAGACCAACAAGGATTATTGGATCTTGGCGATCTGAAAAAACTACTGCAATTATATTATCCCCGGGTCAGGCTGGTGACTGTATGTGGAGCTTCTAATGTCACAGGCCATTTAAACCCCATACACCAGATAGCGGAAATGGCTCACGCGTACCGGGCTGAAATCCTGGTGGATGGAGCCCAGCTGGTAGCCCACCACCCGGTTAATATGATGAAAGAGAGCGACCCGCGCCATATTGATTACCTGGCTTTTTCCGGCCATAAAATCTATGCCCCTTTTGGCAGCGGGGTATTGATTGGCCCACGGAAAACCTTTTTACAGGGGGAACCGGAATATTCCGGAGGAGGAAACGTTGACCTGGTAAGCCGGAACAAGGTCTGGTGGACAGGTCTTCCCGACCGCGAAGAAGCAGGCTCTCCCAACGTTATTGGCGCCTTCGCCCTGGCTCGCAGCCTGCAATACCTGCAAAAAATGGGCATAGAAAAATTAGCTCTTTACGAAGAAGAACTCCTGCTCTATGCCCGGGAACGGCTGCAAAAGCTGCCGGGAATTAAAATATACGGCTCCTTTCCCCGGGTGGCAGTTATCAGCTTCAACATTAAAGGATTGGAACATGCATTGCTGGGTTCCATTCTCTGCTTTGAGGCTGGAGTAGGGGTCAGAACCGGCTGTTTTTGTGCACAGGGCTATGTCCGGAATCTCCTGGGAATAAACGAGGAAAGTATTAGCGCTATTTATGAGGGTAAAGAACCAGCGCTTCTGCCGGGAATGCTGCGAATCAGCCTGGCTGCCTATAATACCCGGGAAGAAATCGACCGGCTGCTTAAATGGCTGGAAAGAATTATCGCTCACCAAGCGGACTTTAAGAAAAACTACCTTTTCTCCCCCTCTTTCGGAGCCTATATTCCCCGGCAATGGCCCCGGCAAGCCAAAACCCTGTGGCCGTTTATACTGCCGGGCTGGTCATAG
- a CDS encoding methionine ABC transporter ATP-binding protein, whose product MIEISNLTKIYGSGPQEVMALKEVSLSIRKGEIFGIIGLSGAGKSTLIRCINMLERPTQGTIMVDGQDVGSLNSLELRRLRQKIGMIFQHFNLLSSRTVFENVMFPLEIAAVPKNEAAQKVNALLELVGLTDKAQVYPEQLSGGQKQRVGIARALANDPKVLLSDEATSALDPQTTRSILGLLKDINRKLGLTIVLITHDMNVIKDACDRVAVIDDSTIVEVGDVLNTFSNPGTPTSRSFINSIINREIPAEILHRQVIDHGSNSSRLIRVSFIGPSAGEPIISSMVQKYAIAANILYGNIDQVKDIPFGNLTLELIGPVNTINEALDFLRKCGLEIEVLNHAGN is encoded by the coding sequence TTGATTGAAATCAGCAACCTGACCAAGATATACGGCAGCGGTCCCCAAGAGGTAATGGCGCTTAAAGAAGTCAGTCTCTCCATAAGAAAGGGAGAAATCTTCGGGATAATCGGCTTAAGCGGAGCCGGCAAAAGTACCCTTATCCGCTGCATCAATATGCTGGAAAGACCTACTCAAGGCACTATTATGGTTGACGGGCAGGATGTAGGTTCTCTGAACTCCCTGGAATTACGCCGGCTTCGCCAGAAGATAGGCATGATTTTTCAGCATTTCAATCTTCTTTCTTCCCGTACGGTGTTTGAAAATGTAATGTTTCCCCTGGAGATTGCCGCTGTGCCTAAAAACGAGGCGGCTCAAAAGGTAAATGCCTTGTTGGAACTGGTGGGTTTGACGGATAAAGCCCAGGTTTACCCGGAGCAGCTCAGTGGTGGTCAAAAGCAGCGGGTGGGCATCGCCCGGGCCCTGGCCAACGATCCCAAAGTCTTGCTTTCCGATGAAGCTACCTCCGCCCTCGATCCCCAGACTACCCGCTCCATCCTGGGATTGCTGAAAGATATTAACCGCAAGCTGGGCTTGACTATCGTTCTGATTACCCACGATATGAATGTAATCAAGGACGCCTGTGACCGGGTAGCGGTTATTGATGACAGTACGATAGTTGAAGTCGGTGATGTATTAAATACATTTTCCAATCCCGGAACACCGACCTCGCGCAGCTTTATCAACTCCATAATCAACCGCGAGATCCCGGCGGAAATCCTGCACCGCCAGGTCATAGACCATGGCTCAAACAGCAGTCGTTTGATCCGAGTCTCCTTTATTGGACCCTCGGCGGGGGAACCTATCATTTCCTCCATGGTACAGAAATACGCGATAGCTGCCAATATATTATACGGCAACATCGACCAGGTAAAAGACATCCCTTTTGGCAACCTGACCCTGGAATTAATAGGTCCGGTTAACACCATCAATGAGGCCCTGGATTTCCTGCGGAAATGCGGCCTGGAAATAGAGGTTTTAAACCATGCTGGCAATTAG
- a CDS encoding methionine ABC transporter permease: protein MLAISGINLAAFFATYLGDYDWVPAAVLFASWETLYMVFLSTAVSYLLGMPLAIILVTSEKGHILENLQLNQVLGSIVNAVRSLPFIILLILAIPFTRWVVGTSIGTVASIVPLSLAAIPFVARLVETSLKEIDWGLIEAALSMGASNWQIISKVLLPEAMPSVVLGVAITAINLVGYSAMAGVLGGGGLGTLAYYHGYMRYQTGIMWITVIVLIVIVQGIQMLGDKAAGRIINKRR from the coding sequence ATGCTGGCAATTAGTGGTATTAATCTAGCTGCTTTCTTCGCTACTTACCTGGGAGACTATGACTGGGTTCCAGCCGCCGTACTCTTTGCCAGCTGGGAAACCCTGTATATGGTTTTCTTGTCCACCGCCGTCAGCTACCTGCTAGGGATGCCCCTGGCCATTATCCTGGTGACCAGCGAAAAAGGTCATATCCTGGAGAACCTGCAGCTGAACCAGGTATTGGGTTCTATTGTCAATGCTGTTCGTTCCTTGCCCTTTATTATCTTGCTCATCCTGGCCATTCCCTTCACCCGTTGGGTAGTTGGTACTTCCATCGGTACCGTAGCTTCCATTGTGCCCCTTTCCCTGGCAGCCATTCCTTTCGTAGCACGGCTGGTGGAAACTTCCCTGAAAGAAATTGACTGGGGCTTGATAGAAGCTGCCCTATCCATGGGGGCCAGCAACTGGCAGATAATAAGTAAAGTTCTGCTGCCTGAAGCTATGCCCTCAGTGGTTCTGGGGGTGGCTATCACTGCTATAAACCTGGTTGGTTATTCCGCCATGGCAGGTGTATTGGGAGGAGGTGGATTGGGCACCCTGGCCTACTACCACGGTTACATGCGTTACCAGACCGGAATAATGTGGATAACCGTAATCGTCTTGATCGTAATCGTACAGGGAATACAGATGCTGGGCGATAAAGCCGCCGGTAGAATAATTAACAAGAGGAGGTAA
- a CDS encoding MetQ/NlpA family ABC transporter substrate-binding protein, translated as MRKTLSIVLIACLILALGLAAGCSKKTEQAAPDKGAPEKQATEKLVVGAIGEPHTAMLKMVKSKLAEQGVEMEIKDFTEYSQLNPALNDKQIDANFFQHIPYLEDFNAKTNSKLVWTVKIHTEPMRIYSEKIDNLDKLADGAIVGIPNDPTNSGRALAVLQSAGLIKLKEGAGVTATERDIIENPKKLEIKMADAATLPRVLQDAAICCINTNYALDAGLDPMKAVFVEPGDSPFANVVVVRPEDKDKDSIVKLGKALQSPEIADFLKTNYPAVVLAF; from the coding sequence ATGAGAAAGACCTTATCAATTGTACTTATTGCCTGCCTGATATTGGCCCTGGGCCTGGCAGCAGGCTGCAGTAAGAAGACCGAGCAAGCCGCGCCGGATAAAGGAGCCCCGGAAAAGCAGGCCACCGAAAAACTGGTGGTAGGAGCTATTGGTGAACCCCATACCGCTATGCTGAAAATGGTTAAATCCAAGCTGGCCGAACAAGGGGTGGAGATGGAAATAAAGGATTTTACCGAGTACTCTCAACTAAACCCGGCCCTGAACGATAAGCAGATTGATGCCAACTTCTTCCAGCACATTCCCTATCTGGAGGACTTCAATGCCAAAACTAATTCCAAGCTGGTATGGACGGTAAAGATACATACCGAGCCCATGCGTATCTACTCAGAAAAGATCGATAATTTGGACAAACTGGCTGACGGGGCCATCGTGGGTATCCCTAATGACCCGACCAACAGCGGCCGTGCCCTGGCCGTGCTGCAGAGCGCCGGCTTGATTAAATTAAAAGAAGGTGCCGGTGTCACCGCTACCGAAAGGGATATTATAGAAAATCCCAAAAAATTGGAGATAAAAATGGCCGATGCTGCCACCCTGCCCCGGGTACTGCAGGATGCAGCTATCTGCTGCATCAATACCAACTATGCCCTGGATGCCGGGCTGGATCCCATGAAAGCTGTTTTTGTGGAACCAGGCGATTCACCCTTTGCCAATGTAGTGGTAGTAAGACCCGAAGATAAAGATAAGGATAGTATCGTAAAGCTGGGTAAAGCCCTGCAATCTCCGGAAATTGCTGATTTCCTTAAGACTAACTACCCGGCCGTAGTCTTGGCCTTTTAG
- a CDS encoding peptidylprolyl isomerase, with the protein MNNNPLVTIQMENGGLIKAELFPAVAPNTVNNFISLIKKGFYNGLVFHRVIPGFMIQGGCPQGSGTGGPGYSIKGEFSSNGFPNHLSHERGVLSMARTAVPNSAGSQFFIMVAPAPHLDGDYAAFGQVIEGLEVVDQIVKAARDFRDKPREAQRMLSVSIDTFGQEYPEVENFS; encoded by the coding sequence ATGAACAATAATCCACTGGTAACTATCCAGATGGAAAACGGGGGGCTGATAAAGGCGGAACTTTTTCCTGCTGTAGCTCCCAATACGGTCAACAATTTTATCTCCCTGATAAAAAAGGGGTTTTATAATGGCCTGGTCTTTCACCGGGTTATTCCCGGCTTTATGATTCAGGGCGGATGTCCCCAGGGTAGCGGAACAGGGGGCCCTGGCTACAGTATCAAAGGGGAGTTCAGCAGTAATGGCTTTCCCAACCATCTCTCCCACGAAAGAGGTGTTCTTTCCATGGCCAGGACGGCCGTTCCTAATTCCGCTGGTTCCCAGTTTTTCATTATGGTAGCTCCCGCCCCTCATCTGGATGGCGATTACGCCGCTTTCGGCCAGGTAATTGAAGGCCTGGAAGTAGTGGATCAGATTGTAAAGGCAGCTCGGGATTTCCGGGATAAACCTCGAGAAGCTCAAAGGATGCTCAGCGTTAGTATAGATACATTTGGTCAGGAATACCCTGAAGTAGAAAATTTTTCTTAA
- a CDS encoding PaaI family thioesterase produces MQKQPNSRNCFLCGRQNEVGLKVDFYNDLEKQQVRANITIPEHFNSYPGFVHGGIIAALLDETSGRATLLNGDFDNLMVTARLEVKYIQPTPTGQPLEVIGWLIRGSRRYARVAGEIRLADGTVTARCEATVIRPSGEFQQMWQDAEGEYWKVYDD; encoded by the coding sequence ATGCAAAAACAACCTAACTCAAGAAATTGCTTTCTTTGTGGTCGGCAAAATGAAGTGGGTCTAAAAGTAGATTTTTATAATGACCTGGAAAAGCAACAGGTACGGGCCAATATAACTATTCCCGAACACTTCAACAGCTACCCCGGATTCGTACACGGAGGAATCATTGCTGCTTTGCTGGACGAGACTTCGGGCCGGGCTACCCTACTGAACGGCGATTTTGACAATCTTATGGTAACCGCTCGCCTAGAGGTTAAATATATCCAGCCTACCCCTACCGGACAGCCGTTGGAAGTAATCGGCTGGCTGATCCGGGGCAGCCGGCGTTATGCCCGGGTAGCCGGCGAAATAAGGTTGGCCGATGGAACTGTTACCGCCCGTTGTGAAGCCACGGTTATTCGTCCTTCCGGTGAATTTCAGCAGATGTGGCAGGATGCGGAAGGTGAATACTGGAAGGTCTATGATGATTAA
- a CDS encoding PAS domain S-box protein: MRFRLEIGADSKKQGLNMGEELRRFLDNLQDFVFVMNLNGQILHVNQVVIDVLGYSYEEIIELEVSALHPLELGEEVCKIMQAIKDDSENRCDLPILNKKGSKIQVETRVSRGKWGGREVLFGISRDISRFKRQEEELRSSEARYRMVVETQTELIARVDFAGSITFANKALCRYLGRSREELRGRNFLEFIYPEDRDKVFQRIRSLTPESPIINNEHRIVLPSGEICWQQWVNQAIFNNEGILLEYQAVGRDITENKIMQEKLAFLSLHDSLTGLYNRTFFDEEMHRLEGDRYDSVGIIICDVNGLKLVNEFMLRRLVIFL, from the coding sequence ATGAGGTTCAGGCTGGAAATTGGAGCGGATAGTAAAAAACAAGGCCTTAATATGGGAGAGGAACTGAGAAGATTTCTTGATAATCTGCAGGATTTCGTATTTGTTATGAATTTAAACGGGCAAATTCTGCATGTTAATCAAGTAGTGATAGATGTGCTGGGTTATTCATATGAAGAAATAATTGAACTTGAGGTTTCTGCATTGCATCCCCTGGAATTAGGGGAAGAGGTCTGCAAAATTATGCAGGCGATAAAGGATGATTCGGAAAACCGTTGCGACCTGCCTATTCTAAATAAAAAGGGTTCCAAAATCCAGGTTGAAACCAGGGTTAGCCGGGGAAAGTGGGGAGGACGGGAAGTTCTATTTGGAATCAGCCGGGATATAAGTCGCTTTAAAAGGCAGGAAGAAGAACTGCGCAGTAGTGAAGCCCGCTATAGAATGGTGGTAGAAACCCAGACCGAATTGATAGCCCGGGTAGATTTTGCGGGAAGTATAACTTTTGCAAATAAGGCCTTATGCCGCTACCTGGGCCGTAGTCGGGAAGAATTGAGGGGAAGGAATTTTTTGGAGTTCATATATCCTGAAGATCGAGATAAAGTTTTCCAAAGAATTAGGTCTCTTACTCCGGAATCCCCGATTATTAATAACGAGCATCGGATTGTTTTGCCCAGCGGCGAGATATGCTGGCAGCAATGGGTAAACCAGGCCATTTTTAATAATGAAGGTATACTGTTGGAGTATCAGGCGGTAGGACGGGATATAACCGAAAATAAAATAATGCAGGAAAAACTTGCCTTTCTAAGCCTGCATGATTCTTTAACCGGTCTGTATAATCGGACTTTTTTTGATGAAGAAATGCATAGATTAGAGGGTGACCGCTACGATTCGGTAGGGATTATAATCTGTGATGTTAATGGGCTTAAACTGGTAAATGAATTCATGCTTCGCCGGCTTGTTATCTTCTTGTAA
- a CDS encoding NADH-dependent [FeFe] hydrogenase, group A6 has translation MVTIKVNGFETSVPEGSTVMQAAAAAGFMIPSLCSHPDLQVKDNCKVCVVDVNGEIKTACSEVVAPGMEVKTNTPRVIAEKRNNLKKILKVHPQDCLNCARNQNCELQTLAGTLIIRSFEHKPLKLPQDRSTPSIVRDPSKCTLCLRCVEMCNDVQTVGALEIKNGVPQTIDGKALIETKCVMCGQCALVCPVGAIIENEEVEEFLAAVADPEKIVITQIAPAVRVAVAEELGITTGALDMLNFVAGLRQLGFDYVFHTNFTADLTILEEGNELLKRLKEGGTLPMLTSCSPGWINFIETFYPDQLDHLSTCKSPQQMFGALAKTYWAEKMGIDPAKIYSVSIMPCTAKKFEAQRPEMNASGFRDVDLVLTTREVGKLFRMGGAYWDKLEPSNFDSLLGAYTGAGVIFGASGGVMEAALRTVYEVVTGQTLEDVNFTGVRGFESMKKAEVDLSGTKVKVAVANSLGAARKIMDEIKAGTSPYHFIEVMCCPGGCIGGGGQPIPSTIAKKKERIEAIYVEDEGLPLRKSHDNPEVKKLYEDFLKEPLGHKSHELLHTHYHPSGK, from the coding sequence ATGGTCACTATCAAGGTAAACGGCTTTGAGACTTCGGTTCCCGAAGGATCAACCGTAATGCAGGCGGCAGCGGCAGCTGGTTTCATGATTCCATCCCTGTGCAGCCACCCCGACCTTCAGGTAAAAGATAACTGCAAGGTCTGCGTGGTTGATGTAAACGGGGAAATCAAAACCGCCTGTTCCGAAGTGGTTGCCCCGGGTATGGAGGTTAAGACCAACACCCCCAGAGTAATCGCTGAAAAGAGAAACAACCTGAAAAAGATTCTCAAGGTACATCCCCAGGACTGTTTGAACTGCGCCCGCAACCAGAACTGCGAGCTGCAAACTCTGGCCGGAACCCTAATCATCCGTTCATTCGAACACAAACCCTTGAAACTTCCTCAAGACAGGTCTACCCCATCCATTGTTCGCGATCCTTCCAAGTGCACATTATGCCTGCGCTGTGTTGAAATGTGCAATGATGTTCAAACGGTAGGTGCATTGGAAATCAAAAACGGGGTGCCCCAAACTATTGATGGCAAGGCCCTGATTGAAACCAAATGTGTTATGTGCGGCCAGTGTGCCCTGGTCTGCCCAGTAGGAGCTATAATCGAAAATGAAGAAGTGGAAGAATTTTTGGCTGCTGTAGCGGACCCAGAAAAGATCGTTATCACCCAAATTGCTCCGGCGGTGCGGGTAGCAGTGGCAGAAGAATTGGGAATTACTACCGGTGCCCTGGATATGCTTAATTTTGTAGCTGGTTTGCGGCAACTGGGCTTCGATTATGTATTCCACACCAATTTCACTGCCGATCTCACCATACTAGAAGAAGGCAACGAACTGTTAAAACGGCTGAAAGAAGGCGGCACCCTGCCCATGCTTACCTCCTGCAGCCCCGGTTGGATCAACTTTATTGAAACCTTCTATCCCGACCAGCTGGATCACCTGTCTACCTGCAAATCCCCGCAGCAGATGTTCGGGGCTCTGGCCAAGACTTATTGGGCCGAGAAAATGGGGATAGACCCGGCCAAAATTTATTCCGTATCCATAATGCCCTGTACCGCCAAGAAATTTGAGGCCCAGCGGCCAGAAATGAATGCCAGTGGTTTTCGTGATGTAGACCTGGTGCTTACTACCCGGGAAGTGGGCAAGCTGTTTAGAATGGGAGGTGCCTACTGGGATAAGCTTGAACCTTCTAATTTTGACTCTTTACTGGGTGCCTATACTGGTGCAGGGGTTATTTTTGGAGCTTCCGGCGGCGTTATGGAAGCAGCCCTGCGTACCGTATATGAAGTAGTAACCGGACAAACCCTGGAAGATGTCAATTTCACCGGTGTTCGTGGATTTGAGAGTATGAAGAAAGCCGAAGTGGATTTGAGCGGAACTAAAGTAAAGGTGGCCGTAGCCAACTCTCTGGGTGCCGCCCGCAAGATTATGGATGAAATCAAGGCCGGCACTTCCCCCTATCATTTTATTGAAGTAATGTGCTGTCCTGGTGGCTGTATCGGTGGAGGAGGCCAGCCCATACCTTCCACCATTGCCAAGAAGAAAGAAAGAATTGAAGCAATTTACGTTGAAGATGAGGGTCTTCCGCTGCGCAAATCCCATGATAATCCTGAAGTCAAGAAACTATATGAAGATTTCCTCAAGGAGCCCCTGGGACACAAATCCCACGAACTGCTCCACACCCATTATCATCCCTCCGGGAAATAA
- a CDS encoding protein-L-isoaspartate(D-aspartate) O-methyltransferase, which yields MKRVADSSSEIIRFFHRLDRRHFIDDDYKNMADCDQALPIGFGQTISQPSLVLEMTLALELNKKCRVLEIGTGSGYQTAFLAEFAAEVFSMELIPELSKKAQSRLKELGYRNINFQIGDGSQGWPEFAPYDRIIAAAGAASIPPPLLEQLKVGGIMLLPLGPPSMQELILVKKGEDGKLSQESQGEVRFVEFKGDYGWGMQDKASD from the coding sequence ATGAAGCGCGTAGCAGATAGCTCCAGCGAAATAATCCGGTTTTTCCACCGTTTGGATCGCAGACATTTCATTGATGACGATTACAAAAACATGGCTGATTGTGACCAGGCTTTGCCCATCGGATTTGGGCAAACTATTTCCCAACCCAGCCTGGTGCTGGAAATGACCCTGGCCCTGGAGCTAAATAAAAAATGCCGGGTACTGGAAATAGGCACTGGTTCCGGCTATCAAACCGCTTTTCTGGCTGAATTTGCGGCTGAAGTCTTCAGTATGGAGCTAATACCGGAGCTATCGAAAAAAGCGCAAAGCAGGCTTAAAGAACTGGGGTACCGCAACATTAATTTCCAGATAGGTGATGGTAGTCAAGGCTGGCCGGAATTTGCCCCTTATGATCGCATCATCGCAGCTGCAGGCGCGGCCTCCATTCCCCCACCCCTGTTGGAGCAGCTAAAAGTTGGTGGCATCATGCTTTTACCGTTAGGCCCCCCCAGTATGCAGGAATTAATACTGGTCAAAAAGGGAGAGGACGGCAAGCTAAGCCAGGAATCCCAGGGAGAAGTGCGCTTTGTTGAATTCAAGGGAGATTATGGCTGGGGAATGCAGGATAAAGCAAGCGATTAG